Below is a genomic region from Triticum dicoccoides isolate Atlit2015 ecotype Zavitan chromosome 5A, WEW_v2.0, whole genome shotgun sequence.
CTAGCTGTGTATGGGTGGCAAGGGTAAAGGCCATGTGTGATTATcaggtactacctccgtccgaaaatacttgtcattaaaatggacaaaaagcgatgtatctagaactaaaatacatctaaatacatccccttttatttattttgatgacaagtatttccggacggagggagtactatgcaaGCAGTTACTACTTAATCTGTTACCCTCTGTAATTAATACTAGTACAATTCCAGCTGGGCTGATTAATACTAGCGGAAGGAACCATGTAGGGTGCTTTCAGAGTGTGATGAAAGATTCCAAAGAGACGTATTTGCTTACACGAGGAATGTTGGCACACTTTGTGGAAAGGAAAATTAATATGCCAAGACCTAGAACATGCCAGCTGAAAGAGCTTGCTGGGAGTAGTAGGACCCAACTCTTCTGTTTGATACTTTGATTAAGTCTGTGTGGACGATTAATCAGCTGAGGCTGATGTTGATGGCTGTCAAACTGTCTCTTTCCTTTCCTGGGCTTGTAAACCAAGTAGGTCTCTCGTGCGAGTGCAGTCATCGAATTCGGAAGCGTTGCTGTCCACGTGGATCTGCCGATCTTTTTGGCCGTACAAAATGCGTTCTGAAAAGGGAGGCTTGATATATATTATTAGTATAATCATATATATTAGGTGGAGGTTGGACAAGGTTGACCCTAACAAGTTAGTAAGAATGATGATCTGTTGATGTCAGCGATATGTCTGAACTTCTTTTGTCCACATAAGGCAAGGTGTTCTGAAATATGCAGTGCTGTCTTGGAAATAAGAGATAGGTATCTTCAGGCTTTAACTGTTGTCGTCCTCTTTGAAAATTGTTCTGTTAAAGTACTGATATGTCTTATTTTATAAGATTCTGTTCACCATAAATGAATCCATGAATTTTAAATAAAATAAGGAATTTACAGGCCACTGTACAACAGCCCATCACTACCCAATGTCGTCTTCAGACTTGTACGGTTTTCATTTGGGAAACTTACGAGATCTCTTGCAGTATCTCTTTCATTTTTGTTTTTGCTGATCTCACTTGCAGATCAATGTTTTATTTCATATCCTCTTTACCATTTTCCAAGAAGAAGTTTCTTTACTAGCTGGAAAATTTACATgatgctggttgcaggaagaactgGAAACTCATGATGGCGTGAGCAAAGGGAAGTACACCATTGGGCTTGGGCAGGATAGCATGGCCTTTTGCACTGAAGTGGAGGATGTCATTTCAATGAGGTGCGATTATTTCCTCAAGTACAAAGTACTCTCAttctcctatcgtttttctttcttttccttgaAAGCATTTATTCTCCTCCGTATTCGTTTGAAATGTGAGGATAGTACAAAGTACCCAGATAGTCAACACCAACAGATTTGTGCAACCTATGATGATGAGGGCCAATTTTACAATCTAAATAGAACATTATGCCATGCTTGTTTTaagttatactccctctgttcctaaatttgaatcttttagagattccaatatggactatatacggagcaaagtgagtgaatctacactctaaaatacgtctatatacatccgtatgtagtctatattgaaatctctaaaaagacatatatttaggaacggatggagtactatTTGACACCAGTGCTCTATTGACTACCTATGATGTTAGAGAAACAGTACAATGTAGATGGCTGTGAATATAACAGCACAGTGTTGTGCCATTCGAGATGCCTTATATTTGTCTCTGAAGTCCAAATATATAACGTTTCAAATGTCCAGACATGAACCATTTTATGTTTTAAACATATGAACAGTGTCTTATTTACCATTTTAGTTCAGTTTATCTCATTTGATTAAGATTTTGTCTCAGCTTGACAGTGGTGAAGACTCTCCTGAAAAATTATAACATCGATCCAAAGTGTATTGGACGTTTGGAAGTTGGCAGTGAAACTGTAATAGACAAGAGCAAGTCTATAAAGACATGGTTGATGCAAATATTTGAGGTTTGTTCCTTTCAGCAAGAACATGCTAATAAGTTCGTTCACCTTTAGTTTCTTGGTGTAATTTTGTCTAGCGTACCTTACATATGTAAAAATTAAAAGAATTGTATTTGAATTCTCATCATCACTCTTGAGCATTTTTGAGATTTTTGTAGTACCAGTAATTCAATTCACTGCCAGACAATTCCTTTTGGTGATGCTCTTTTTGTAACAATGTTCCTTAATTGCAGGAGTGTGGCAATACTGATATTGAAGGAGTTGATTCCTCAAACGCATGTTATGGTGGAACAGCTGCTTTGTTTAATTGTGTTAATTGGGCTGAGAGCAACTCATGGGATGGACGTTATGGGCTCGTTGTTTGCACAGACAGTGCGGTATGTAATATATTGTTTCATTTTTCAGTATCCAATTTCATACTGCACGGCTTCTCAGACTATTTTACAACCTTGAGCATTTTATATAACTCAGACCCTAGgtatatacattcatgtcgatgtcGCCATGTTTTGGTATCCGTTTCTCGAAAAAAAAGTTCTggtattcattttttttatttctctcattagcttcaggtTCCCTCATGTTCAGGCAAGCATATTTGCCTGCTCTATAATCTGTTTTCTTATATTTGATGTTTGACACCCATACTGATCCGAACATGAAATACGAATTTCGTGAATGGGACACAGGATTGTATTATTGACCATGGTAAAGAGGATAACTCAAGCTGACATCTTAGATCCATGTTGACACCTTATCAGGTATATGCTGAAGGGCCGGCTCGTCCTACTGGCGGTGCAGCTGCTATTGCAATGCTGATTGGACCAAATGCTCCTATTTCATTGGAAAGCAAATTTAGAGGGTCTCATATGGCACATGTTTATGACTTTTACAAGCCTGATCTTGCGAGCGAATATCCGGTACATCACCATTCCATACAATTTATGCACCCAAATTCTGTTTAGGCAGAGCAAGCTTGAGATACACTGGAAATGAATTTACTAGATCTGCCAATGTGAACATCCCTTTTGACAAGATAGCAAAATTGCATGCAGGTGGTCGATGGGAAGCTATCGCAGACTTGCTATCTCATGGCACTGGATTCCTGCTACAAGACCTTTTGCAAAAGGTAAGTTGTCATCGTTTTACTTGAACAGGTCAATCAAGTTGACCAGTTGATTTAACCAGATCCCATTGCTTTGATCTTTCAGGTACGAAAAGATTGAAGGGAAGCCATTTTCAATCGTCGACGCAGATTCTTTTGTATTTCATTCTCCATACAACAAGGTATCATATAACCCCATATTATTTTCTCACTGCAATCTTGGTTGGACATCACATGCCTTGCTCTCCAGATACACTTTGTGTATAATCATCTGTTTGTTTTTATATATTTACAAGTTCTCCATGATTTGTTCCATGTGCAGCTTGTACAGAAAAGTTTTGCTCGTTTATACTACAATGACTTCTTGAGAAACTGCAGGTTGGTCAGCTAGACAGCTAGTGTATTAGGAACTCTGTGCCTGTATGTTATTTAGTACTCCCTCGGTCCCGAATTGTTTACTAACTGAAATTACTGTTGTGTCAAATAGCATTGTTGACAAAGACTCAAGAGAAAAATTGGAGCCCTACTTGGGCCTGTCATCTGAGGAAAGCTATCAGAGTCGAGACCTTGAGGAAGGTATCAATAACAGTTAAATTATACAAAATTACTTCTCTGTGTAATAACTCATGATTGTAAGTTGATCCGTGCTCCCTTAAATATGCAGGTTTGTCAGCAAGTTGCGAAGCCCCTGTATGACACCAAGGTTCAACCAACAACATTGATCCCGAAACAACTCGGGAATATGTATACGGCGTCACTCTATGCTGCTTTTGCATCAGTTGTCCACAACAAACACGATGCTCTGGTATAAATCACACTATACTGTGTTTTCTTCGGTCATTATCACCGTTGAACTAAATTTTCTCTTTTTTGATCTTCCAAAATGTTCCAGGTGGGCCAGAGGATTGTGATGTTCTCTTACGGCAGTGGCATGACATCGACAATGTTCTCCTTCAAAATCAATGAAGGCCAGCATCCGTTCAGCCTAACGAACATTGCAAGCATACTGGATATCTCCAACAAATTGGAGTCTAGGCATGTGGTAAGTCGTCCTTTCATGAACTTCCCCATCTAGCACCAGAGTATCTTACTCATTGCAAACCTCAAACTTGGCTCTGTCTCACTGTGCATCTTCCACGCAGGTTCCACCGAAGAAATTTGTCGAGGCGCTGAAGCTGATGGAGCACCGCTACGGCGCCAAGGACTTCGTCACCAGCCAGGACACGCGCTTGCTCGTTCCAGGCACCTACTACCTCACCCATGTTGACTCCATGTACCGCCGGTTCTATGCCGTGAAAGGCGACACCGCGGCCACTCCGGTAACCAATGGCCATTGATTGATTGACTCCACCCAGCCTGAAGCTGCAATAAGCGCCGCAAGCGCTCTTAGATTATTTATCTGGTAGGGAAGGGAAAGGGAAGGGTGGAGCTTGCCCAGATTAATCTATCTGTAAACTTGTTCTAAGTTTGTAAAGTTAGATAGAGCTGTCATTGTCCGTATTGCCTTGTCAGTGAGAATTCTTGGCTCTGTAGTGGAACGTTGGTGCTCCGCTTGGTTGTAAACTTGTAAGATCTGAATAATAGAATAATCCACCGAATTACCGTCAGGTTTAAGCTACGTGAGTTGTGACAAGAGGCATGATTGATGGCTTCTGTGTGCCAGGTTGAGATGAAAATGAATGTGTTAAAACAAAAAGAGATCAAAATGAAGGCATAATTTTTCGGAACGTTTTTAGCTGAAAGATCATGCGAATTTGAACTTTGCAGGCGACATGTTTGTTGGTGGTCACTATTTAGTTTTTGTCAGCTGAACTTGGACAGGTCATATGCAGATTCTATAACACCTCTATTTATTTACAGTTGGTACATAAATAGCAGAGCTAAAACCAtgacacttattttgaaacggaggaagtatcATGCACAACGAAATGTGCTATAATGTGATCCTAAATAAAGATTTAGCATATGGAGGCTGACATTTTTAACTCTCAATACTTTCTTTTGTCCCAATCGGACTCGTTGGAGATTGTCTAATCCATTTTTAGTTCGTCTGATTAATGGGCGTAGGGGACGGTTGTCGGAGCTGTTGAAGTCTTTGGGCAGAGCGACTATCGAGTAGTGGCGGAGACGGGCGTAGAGGACGGTTGTAAACTTGTAAGTTCTGAATAACAGAATAATCCACCGAATTACCGGCAGGTTTAAGCTACGTGAGTTGTGACAAGAGGCATGATTGATGGCTTCTGTGTGCCAGGTTGAGATGAAAATGAATGTGTTAAAACAAAAAGAGATCAAAATGAAGGCATAATTTTTCGGAACGTTTTTAGCTGAAAGATCATGCGAATTTGAACTTTGCAGGCGACATGTTTGTTGGTGGTCACTATTTAGTTTTTGTCAGCTGAACTTGGACAGGTCATATGCAGATTCTATAACACCTCTATTTATTTACAGTTGGTACATAAATAGCAGAGCTAAAaccatgacacttattttggaacggaggaagtatcgtGCACAACGAAATGTGCTATAATGTGATCCTAAATAAAGATTTAGCATATGGAGGCTGACATTTTTAACTCTCAATACTTTCTTTTGTCCCAATCGGACTCGTTGGAGATTGTCTAATCCATTTTTAGTTCGTCTGATTAACGGGCGTAGGGGACGGTTGTCGGAGCTGTTGAAGTCTTTGGGCAGAGCGACTATCGAGTAGTGGCGGAGACGGGCGTAGGGGACGGTTGTAAACTTGTAAGTTCTGAATAACAGAATAATCCACCGAATTACCGGCAGGTTTAAGCTACGTGAGTTGTGACAAGAGGCATGATTGATGGCTTCTGTGTGCCAGGTTGAGATGAAAATGAATGTGTTAAAACAAAAAGAGATCAAAATGAAGGCATACTTTTTCGGAACGTTTTTAGCTGAAAGATCATGCGAATTTGAACTTTGCAGGCGACATGTTTGTTGGTGGTCACTATTTAGTTTTTGTCAGCTGAACTTGGACAGGTCATATGCAGATTCTATAACACCTCTATTTATTTACAGTTGGTACATAAATAGCAGAGCTAAAaccatgacacttattttggaacggaggaagtatcatGCACAACGAAATGTGCTATAATGTGATCCTAAATAAAGATTTAGCATATGGAGGCTGACATTTTTAACTCTCAATACTTTCTTTTGTCCCAATCGGACTCGTTGGAGATTGTCTAATCCATTTTTAGTTCGTCTGATTAACGGGCGTAGGGGACGGTTGTCGGAGCTGTTGAAGTCTTTGGGCAGAGCGACTATCGAGTAGTGGCGGAGACAGGCGTAGGGGACGGTTGTAAACTTGTAAGTTCTGAATAACAGAATAATCCACCGAATTACCGGCAGGTTTAAGCTACGTGAGTTGTGACAAGAGGCATGATTGATGGCTTCTGTGTGCCAGGTTGAGATGAAAATGAATGTGTTAAAACAAAAAGAGATCAAAATGAAGGCATAATTTTTCGGAACGTTTTTAGCTGAAAGATCATGCGAATTTGAACTTTGCAGGCGACATGTTTGTTGGTGGTCACTATTTAGTTTTTGTCAGCTGAACTTGGACAGGTCATATGCAGATTCTATAACACCTCTATTTATTTACAGTTGGTACATAAATAGCATAGCTAAAaccatgacacttattttggagCGGAGGAAGTATCATGCACAACGGAATGTGCTATAATGTGATCCTAAATAAAGATTTAGCATATGGAGGCTGACATTTTTAACTCTCAATACTTTCTTTTGTCCCAATCGGACTCGTTGGAGATTGTCTAATCCATTTTTAGTTCGTCTGATTAACGGGCGTAGGGGACGGTTGTCGGAGCTGTTGAAGTCTTTGGGCAGAGCGACTATCGAGTAGTGGCGGAGACGNNNNNNNNNNNNNNNNNNNNNNNNNNNNNNNNNNNNNNNNNNNNNNNNNNNNNNNNNNNNNNNNNNNNNNNNNNNNNNNNNNNNNNNNNNNNNNNNNNNNNNNNNNNNNNNNNNNNNNNNNNNNNNNNNNNNNNNNNNNNNNNNNNNNNNNNNNNNNNNNNNNNNNNNNNNNNNNNNNNNNNNNNNNNNNNNNNNNNNNNNNNNNNNNNNNNNNNNNNNNNNNNNNNNNNNNNNNNNNNNNNNNNNNNNNNNNNNNNNNNNNNNNNNNNNNNNNNNNNNNNNNNNNNNNNNNNNNNNNNNNNNNNNNNNNNNNNNNNNNNNNNNNNNNNNNNNNNNNNNNNNNNNNNNNNNNNNNNNNNNNNNNNNNNNNNNNNNNNNNNNNNNNNNNNNNNNNNNNNNNNNNNNNNNNNNNNNNNNNNNNNNNNNNNNNNNNNNNNNNNNNNNNNNNNNNNNNNNNNNNNNNNNNNNNNNNNNNNNNNNNNNNNNNNNNNNNNNNNNNNNNNNNNNNNNNNNNNNNNNNNNNNNNNNNNNNAATGGTGCGTAATTAGCAATTATTTGCTGTTTAAAGTGTTAATTTTCTATACTTTGGCCCTCCCCAACCTATTTTGAGAGCAATCGGCCCCCCAATCCAaattttctggctccgccactgctatCGAGCATTGTAAGCGAGAAGCCAATGGCGCTACATATGAGATTGCTCGCGTTTGTTTTGAGGGGAAGTTTATGGAGGTGTGGCATGATAAACCCCCGGAATTTCTCCTCCCTTTTTCTATTGTATAAATAAATAACAAAATATGTATTTGGCAACCCTGTGACAGATTGCAAAAATGCCACACCACCTGGATGCCGTCCATTTCAAATCCGACGCACGAGCTGGATGCCATCAGTTTTTTTATCGTACGGTCGCGATCTCGGCACTAGGTTGCTGGAAACGGAGAAGATGGAGTAGAGACATATTTACGCATGCATGCCACCGCGAAGTGAACGCGTACCGATTCGTTCGACCAAAGTCAAGCGGTTCCTTTCCTCTCTCACCATGCCGCGATAAGATGGAACTCCTGTTCCCCGCGGTCGTCAATACTCTGTATTCCTCCACCTCGATCCCATAGCTCGTCCTCAATCTCACTGTCGGCCGGTCCGGTCGTCCCTGTAGACTTCTCCATCAACGCCCAGTCGTTCGACTTCGATCTCAACTCCGCCGCTCGTCCTCGACCTCACAGTCGCTCCGCTCGTACACCGCCGGCTTGGCCGCTTTCCCCGTCTGAGCTGACCTCCGAGATCGTCGCTGTTCTTGTTCCCATCTGTGCTCGTCCCTGTTTTGCTTGTTCCTTTTGAGGTGAGCGAGGAAACTCCTCCTTGTAAACATGTCTGAGCTCGTCCTTGCCATGCTCGTCCCACACAATAGCAGCATTCGTCTGAAGGTGCAGGTGCGGAAGCTAGACAGCACCTTCATGGACTGATAGGTCCGGGTGCCGGCTGCAACCCTCCATTACATCAACCGTAAGGTATAAATTCTAGGTAAGATCTGAATTCTAGGTAGGTGAGTTTTCTGGATTTTGTTGTGCTAGCAGAGTAACTAATTCTAGGTGGGTGCTTTTCTGAATTCTGATGTACTAGCAGAGTAGCTAGTAGAGAATAAGCCGCCTGAGTGTGCTGGATCCCGGTGTGCAAAAATGATTGATATATATGCACAGATGTAGCACATGTATCAGTGGCATAACCACATTATTATGATGTATTGCTAATCTGCCTTGACAGAACAGAACATAATCAAGATTATTTATCATTGTTCTTTTTCCAAAATTTTATAGTTTCGTCTGATTGAGTATGATTTCTTCTCCACATCTGTACATGATTCAGTTTAGCCATGAGCCATTCATACAATACTTGACAGTTTTGATTGTCTTCGACGCGCACATGATTAGCTCATAGTTTATATGGTGGGTTATATGTATGTTGTGAACAAGAAACTAAAAGTCCAAGCTCTATTCTGGATGTGACCTTCTTAGACCATCCTGCTGCTAGTTCAAGGAACCATATAATGATGCCTCGTGAGATTTTTCATCTAGTACATATGCAGAAACTCCATTAGCCTTCTATAAAGTAACATGCTCACATGAGAATGTTTGTTGTGAGAGTACTTGACCTGGGTTAGCATCTTAGCATGACAATCTAAACAAGCAAAATTACATTTTATTTCATTTCTGCTTGACGTGTCATGAACATATGTTGCTCATATTAACCATATCCATATTCTATTTCTATTTGTTGAAAAAATAACCAGGGTAACTTTTGTGTAAATAACACGGTAATATGTGCATTGCAGACCTGTAATGTAGGCGCAAACACCGGGATATTTTTAGACCCGAAGAAAAAGTTATTGAAAACATACCCATTGTAAATTCTTTGTAAGTAGTATGGTATATATGCACCATATACCTGATAATTTACGTATAAACACCGTAGTAACTATGACCATGAAAGGATTGTTGAAAATATACCCCGGTaatttttgtgtaaatagcatgataatataggcATCACAGACGTGATAACCTACGTACGAACATCATGTTAACTTTGACCATGGGAAAGAAAATTATCAAAAAGATACACCTGGTAAATTaagtgtaaatagcatgataatatacgcaccgcagacctgataacttagaTGATAACATCAGGGAAATTTGAACCCGAGTAGAAAAATTGTTGAAACATACCTCCCTAAATTTATTTGAAAATAGCGGTAATATACAAACCGCATACCCAATAACTTGTGCAGTAACTTTGACCAACGAGGGGAAAAGGTTGTTGAAAACTATACCACGGCAACTTACGTGAAAATAGCACGGTAATGTATGAAGTGCATACCCGATAACTTACGTAAAAGCAGCGCAGTAACTTTGACCAAGGGGAAAATAGTTGTTGAAAAACACACCCCAATAACTTATATGAAAATAGCACGGTAATGTATGACCCGCATACCCAATAATATACGTAGAAAATAGCATATCGTTTTTCTTCTACTAAAAAAGTACAGTAGTACCTTATGTTCCTCTATTCTATAGAAAGGATGATCTTTGTTGGCCTTGTTCTGCTGAATTTTGCATCGCTGCTACAAAGAAACCGATTGGTTTTGTTTTTGAAGGCATAAGAAATGAGAGTTTTGTTTAGCTGTATATGATGTTACAATTGTTGCTCATTTGGTAACTACCGATGAAATGAGAGCATTTTAGCTATACATTTTTGTTGCTAACAACAAATGAAAAATATTGGTGACTTCTGTTAGTATCGGACGATAACTTTCGACCCCAACAAAAGGTtgataactttgaaaaaagttcagaTTTTCATGTCCTGGTAACATATGTGTAAACACTATCGTAATTTACGTGTCGCATGTGCAGTAAGTTAGATACCGCACGAGCGGTAACTTACATCACCCATGCCTGATTACCTTTTGGACTTAGATTTTCTTTAACTAAAACATATCTGGTAACTATTATGTGTATAATATGATATTTTATGCACCACACGCCTCATAAATTACGTGCAACAACATGGTAAGTTTGGGAAAAACACCCCCAAAAACTTACGtgaaaatagcatgataatatacaaACTACATACTCGATAATTTACATACAAACAGCGCGGTAACTTTGACTAAGGGAAATTTGTTGAAAAACATAACCCTGATAATTTATGTGAAAATAATACCGTAATACACGAATCGCATACCCGATAACTTGCATACAGACACTGCGTTAATTTTGACCAAGGAGGAAAAGAAGTTGTCGAAAACATACCTCGATAATTTATGTGAAAATAGAATGCTAACATACGAACAACATCCCCGATTACTTACATCCAAACATTGCGGTAATTTTTTACCAAAAAGAGGAAATATTGTTTAAAAACATACGCcggtaacttatgtgaaaataatATAGTGATATACGAACCACATATCCAATAACTGATAATATACGAAATCCATACCCAATAACATAAGTTCAGACACCACGGTAATTTTTTGGTAAGGCTACCAGTTTGGATTTTCAATGATCACAATCTTTTATTTTTGTTCAATCTTGTCTCAGGAAGGTACAAGTAGCATGTACATTGTGTCTAATCACTAAAGTTTGCTAGCTCAGCTGGAAATTTCATCCAATTTAGTATGGGAGGGTCTGGGTTCGATCCTCTTATGTCCcatttttttgtctattttttaaCTGCCGGCGGCC
It encodes:
- the LOC119304178 gene encoding hydroxymethylglutaryl-CoA synthase-like: MAAERVKDVGILAMDIYFPPNCVLQEELETHDGVSKGKYTIGLGQDSMAFCTEVEDVISMSLTVVKTLLKNYNIDPKCIGRLEVGSETVIDKSKSIKTWLMQIFEECGNTDIEGVDSSNACYGGTAALFNCVNWAESNSWDGRYGLVVCTDSAVYAEGPARPTGGAAAIAMLIGPNAPISLESKFRGSHMAHVYDFYKPDLASEYPVVDGKLSQTCYLMALDSCYKTFCKRYEKIEGKPFSIVDADSFVFHSPYNKLVQKSFARLYYNDFLRNCSIVDKDSREKLEPYLGLSSEESYQSRDLEVCQQVAKPLYDTKVQPTTLIPKQLGNMYTASLYAAFASVVHNKHDALVGQRIVMFSYGSGMTSTMFSFKINEGQHPFSLTNIASILDISNKLESRHVVPPKKFVEALKLMEHRYGAKDFVTSQDTRLLVPGTYYLTHVDSMYRRFYAVKGDTAATPVTNGH